The DNA region AGTGAAGAATGGAAAGGCGCGCTTACATTCAACATGATTGCCCTCTTTGCGCCGGCTTCTTTCAAAGCAGCACAAGCCTTTTCCACCGCCCCGGCAGCCCCGGCGATAACCGTCTGTCCCGGACAATTAAAATTAACCGCCTGCACCGGCTGGCTTTCCGTAGAAACACCCGCACAGACTTCAGTGATACGATCCGGATCCAAGCCGATAACAGCCGCCATGCTTCCTTCACCAAGAGGTACCGCTTCCTGCATAAACTTGCCGCGAAGATTGACCGTATGGACCGCATCAGAAAAAGAGATTGAACCTGCCGCCACAAGGGCGGAATATTCACCGAGGCTGTGACCTGCCGCCACATCAGGTGTAACGCCTTCTTCTTTCAATACCTGCCAACAGCATACACTGGCCGTCAAAATAGCAGGCTGGGTAAATTCTGTTTTCATCAGTTCCGTATCCGGACCTTCAAACATCATTTTTGAAATGGAAAAGCCCAATGTGTCATCAGCTTCACGAATGATCTTTTTCACGGAATCATACTTTTCGTACAAATCATGAACCATTCCGACTTTCTGGGATCCCTGTCCCGGGAAAAAAAATGCTGTTTTCATTGTTTCACCTCATTACATAAACTATCTATTATGACTATTAAATTATGACTATTAAATCCAACGCATTACATCACAGCCCCAGGTAAGACCGGCACCGAATCCTGTAATCACAACGATATCGCCATGTTTTATTTTTCCGCTCCGCACCGCTTCATCAAGCGCAATCCCCACGGATGCCGCCGAAGTATTTCCATATCTTTCGACATTCACATACATATGGTCTTTGGGAATACCCACTTTTTTTGCAATAGACTGGATAATACGATTATTGGCCTGATGGGCAATGAACATATCTATTTCCTCTTTATCAACTCCCGCCT from Dialister invisus DSM 15470 includes:
- the fabD gene encoding ACP S-malonyltransferase, with protein sequence MKTAFFFPGQGSQKVGMVHDLYEKYDSVKKIIREADDTLGFSISKMMFEGPDTELMKTEFTQPAILTASVCCWQVLKEEGVTPDVAAGHSLGEYSALVAAGSISFSDAVHTVNLRGKFMQEAVPLGEGSMAAVIGLDPDRITEVCAGVSTESQPVQAVNFNCPGQTVIAGAAGAVEKACAALKEAGAKRAIMLNVSAPFHSSLMEPAAQKLKKVLDKIEIKDAEIPVIANVNALAETKAADIRTHLVEQAAHAVRWEESVRNLIAGGMDTMVECGPGTVLSGFMRKIDKSIVSYHAENIETIIETVQALKGV